In one window of Gemmatimonadota bacterium DNA:
- the ggt gene encoding gamma-glutamyltransferase: MLKKPFVAALFLAAACGSTPEAAPPVDELVSSTGVVVSAHHLSSEAGASMLAKGGNAVDAAVATAFSLAVTYPAAGNIGGGGFMVVRMADGSATTFDYREQAPLKATPTMYLDAKGEIAWAATDSGWRSPGVPGTVRGLAMAHAKFGKLPWKDVVMPAVLQAEQGFAVSALFAEELNWAVEKFLAPFPASVAAYGKPGGGKWAAGDTLKLPQLARALRAIADSGASAFYTGWIADSIEAQMRAHGGIISRADLAAYEAVERAPLRGSFNGHELIVMGPPSSGGMVTLLTLNQLEALGVERMSRGDARTLHLRLEVARRTYVDRARWLGDPAFSDIPLERLISKEYARELAASIDTLHASSSLELGKDIVTPAESKQTTHFSVIDAEGNAVSSTYTLEGGYGSGVVIAGFLLNNEMGDFNKKPGYTDQGWAIGTPANVIAPGKRMLSSMAPAIVTKGGALRLVTGSPGGRTIPNTVLNVIFGVTALGEGVRAAVDAPRIHHQWMPDTASFEEGAATPEVLAALRAMGHAIKMEKPNSQGDAHSILYDAASKTARAANDHRSPDSGARAPRSP; the protein is encoded by the coding sequence ATGCTGAAGAAGCCCTTCGTCGCCGCGCTCTTCCTCGCCGCGGCGTGCGGCAGCACCCCTGAGGCGGCACCGCCGGTGGACGAGCTCGTCTCGTCCACCGGCGTCGTCGTCTCCGCCCACCATCTGTCGTCCGAGGCGGGCGCGTCGATGCTCGCCAAGGGCGGCAATGCCGTCGATGCCGCCGTCGCGACCGCCTTCTCGCTCGCCGTGACGTACCCGGCGGCCGGCAACATCGGTGGCGGCGGGTTCATGGTCGTGCGCATGGCCGACGGATCGGCGACCACCTTCGACTACCGCGAGCAGGCGCCGCTCAAGGCCACGCCGACGATGTATCTCGACGCGAAGGGCGAGATCGCGTGGGCCGCGACCGACAGCGGGTGGCGCTCGCCCGGCGTGCCCGGCACCGTGCGCGGGCTCGCGATGGCGCACGCGAAGTTCGGCAAGCTGCCGTGGAAGGACGTCGTCATGCCCGCCGTGCTGCAGGCGGAGCAGGGCTTCGCCGTCTCGGCCCTGTTCGCCGAGGAGCTGAACTGGGCGGTGGAGAAGTTCCTCGCGCCCTTCCCGGCGTCGGTGGCGGCGTACGGCAAGCCCGGCGGCGGCAAGTGGGCCGCCGGTGACACGCTCAAGCTCCCGCAGCTCGCGCGCGCGCTGCGCGCCATCGCCGACTCGGGAGCGAGCGCGTTCTACACCGGATGGATCGCCGACTCGATCGAGGCACAGATGCGCGCGCACGGCGGGATCATCTCGCGCGCCGACCTCGCCGCGTACGAGGCCGTGGAGCGGGCCCCGTTGCGCGGCTCCTTCAACGGGCATGAGCTGATCGTGATGGGTCCGCCGAGCTCGGGCGGCATGGTCACGCTGCTCACGCTCAACCAGCTCGAGGCACTCGGCGTGGAGCGGATGTCGCGCGGCGACGCGCGCACGCTGCACCTGCGCCTCGAGGTCGCGCGCCGCACCTACGTCGACCGCGCGCGCTGGCTGGGGGACCCCGCCTTCAGCGACATCCCGCTCGAGCGGCTGATCAGCAAGGAGTACGCGCGCGAGCTCGCGGCGTCGATCGACACGCTCCACGCGTCGAGCTCGCTCGAGCTCGGCAAGGACATCGTGACGCCCGCCGAGTCGAAGCAGACGACGCACTTCAGCGTGATCGACGCCGAGGGGAACGCCGTCTCGAGCACCTACACGCTCGAGGGCGGCTATGGCTCCGGCGTGGTGATCGCCGGCTTCCTGCTCAACAACGAGATGGGCGACTTCAACAAGAAGCCCGGCTACACCGACCAGGGATGGGCGATCGGCACCCCGGCGAACGTGATCGCGCCCGGGAAGCGGATGCTGAGCTCGATGGCACCGGCCATCGTGACCAAGGGCGGCGCACTGCGACTGGTGACGGGCTCGCCGGGCGGCCGCACAATTCCCAACACGGTGCTCAACGTCATCTTCGGCGTGACCGCGCTGGGCGAAGGGGTCCGAGCCGCGGTGGATGCGCCGCGCATCCATCACCAGTGGATGCCCGACACCGCCTCCTTCGAGGAGGGCGCCGCAACGCCCGAGGTGCTCGCCGCGCTGCGCGCGATGGGGCACGCGATCAAGATGGAGAAGCCGAACTCGCAGGGCGACGCGCACAGCATCCTGTACGATGCGGCGTCGAAGACCGCGCGGGCGGCGAACGACCATCGCAGTCCCGATTCCGGCGCGCGCGCCCCCCGGAGCCCGTGA
- a CDS encoding NAD-dependent succinate-semialdehyde dehydrogenase has translation MKVIALRDPALLRDRAYVGGAWIGGTSTFTVRDPATGATLAEVADLGAAETTAAVRAAADAMPAWAARTAKERAAVLRRWFELIMAAQDDLALLMTSEQGKPLAEARGEVAYGASFLEWFAEEAKRVYGEVIPTPVAGRRLLALRQPVGVAAAITPWNFPVAMLTRKAGPALAAGCAFVVKPAAETPLCALALAELAHRAGVPAGVFNVVTSTRAQEVGLVLTQHPLVRKFSFTGSTPVGKQLMAQCATTVKRVSLELGGNAPFLVFDDADLDAAVAGAVASRYRNAGQTCVCANRFLVHESVAAVFTEKLAAAVSGLVVGDGTTPGVTQGPLISVRAVEKVERLVADAVTRGARVVCGGSQHALGGTFYEPTVLAGVDAGMAIAGEEIFGPVSTVMTFRDEAEAVRVANATPFGLAAYAYTRDLARAWRMSEALEYGMVGINEGVISTEVAPFGGVKESGVGREGGREGIGEYLEVKYVAMGGLG, from the coding sequence ATGAAAGTGATCGCCCTGCGTGACCCGGCGTTGCTCCGCGACCGCGCGTACGTCGGCGGGGCGTGGATCGGCGGTACGTCGACCTTCACCGTCCGCGACCCGGCGACCGGCGCGACGCTCGCCGAGGTCGCGGATCTCGGCGCCGCGGAGACGACGGCCGCGGTGCGCGCCGCGGCCGACGCGATGCCGGCGTGGGCCGCGCGCACGGCGAAGGAGCGCGCGGCGGTCCTCCGGCGGTGGTTCGAGCTCATCATGGCCGCGCAGGACGATCTCGCGTTGCTGATGACGAGCGAGCAGGGCAAGCCGCTCGCCGAGGCGCGCGGCGAGGTCGCGTACGGCGCGAGTTTCCTCGAGTGGTTCGCCGAGGAAGCGAAGCGCGTCTACGGCGAGGTGATCCCCACGCCGGTCGCGGGTCGGCGCCTGCTCGCGCTGCGCCAGCCCGTGGGCGTCGCGGCGGCGATCACGCCGTGGAACTTCCCCGTGGCGATGCTGACGCGGAAGGCCGGCCCCGCGCTCGCCGCCGGGTGCGCGTTCGTGGTGAAGCCGGCGGCCGAGACGCCGCTCTGCGCGCTCGCGCTGGCCGAGCTCGCGCACCGCGCCGGCGTGCCGGCGGGCGTGTTCAACGTGGTCACGTCCACGCGCGCGCAGGAGGTGGGGCTCGTGCTCACGCAGCACCCGCTCGTGCGGAAGTTCTCCTTCACGGGCTCGACGCCGGTGGGGAAGCAGCTGATGGCGCAGTGCGCGACGACGGTGAAGCGGGTCTCGCTCGAACTCGGCGGCAACGCGCCGTTCCTCGTGTTCGACGATGCGGACCTCGATGCGGCGGTCGCGGGGGCGGTGGCCTCGCGGTACCGGAACGCGGGGCAGACGTGCGTCTGCGCGAACCGGTTCCTCGTGCACGAGTCGGTCGCGGCGGTCTTCACGGAGAAGCTCGCAGCGGCCGTGTCCGGGCTTGTCGTGGGCGACGGGACGACACCGGGGGTGACGCAGGGGCCGCTGATCTCGGTGCGCGCGGTGGAGAAGGTCGAGCGGCTCGTGGCGGACGCGGTGACGCGCGGCGCGCGCGTGGTGTGCGGCGGCTCGCAACACGCGCTCGGAGGGACGTTCTACGAGCCGACCGTGCTCGCGGGGGTGGACGCCGGGATGGCGATCGCGGGGGAGGAGATCTTCGGTCCGGTCTCGACCGTGATGACGTTCCGTGACGAGGCGGAGGCGGTGCGGGTGGCGAACGCGACGCCGTTCGGGTTGGCGGCGTATGCGTACACGCGGGACCTCGCGCGGGCGTGGCGGATGTCGGAGGCGCTGGAGTACGGGATGGTCGGGATCAATGAAGGGGTGATCTCGACGGAGGTGGCGCCGTTCGGCGGGGTGAAGGAGAGCGGGGTGGGGCGGGAGGGCGGGAGGGAGGGGATCGGGGAGTATCTCGAGGTGAAGTACGTGGCGATGGGCGGGCTGGGGTGA
- a CDS encoding RidA family protein gives MTRQLISSGSVFEERIGYSRAVAQGPFVFVSGTTGFNYETMTIEDGVAAQAEQCLKNIDQALRKAGASLADAVRVTYVLPNGDDFELCWPTLKKYLGDVRPAAMMISAKLLDPRMKIEIEVTAMKQSV, from the coding sequence ATGACTCGCCAACTCATCAGTTCCGGATCAGTGTTCGAAGAACGGATCGGCTATTCCCGTGCAGTCGCTCAGGGGCCATTCGTATTCGTCTCCGGCACGACCGGATTCAACTACGAAACGATGACCATCGAGGACGGAGTGGCCGCTCAGGCCGAGCAGTGTCTGAAGAACATCGATCAAGCATTGCGGAAAGCAGGTGCTAGCCTCGCCGACGCGGTCAGGGTGACCTACGTCTTGCCGAACGGCGACGACTTCGAACTGTGTTGGCCCACGTTGAAGAAGTACCTCGGGGACGTGCGCCCTGCGGCCATGATGATCTCGGCCAAGCTGCTCGATCCACGAATGAAGATCGAGATCGAAGTGACCGCGATGAAGCAGTCAGTGTGA
- a CDS encoding IS256 family transposase yields the protein MARPKEFPEFDPAAMDALIGKTKTPEDLSALFRFMQKRIAERILAGELTEHLGYAPGEEKPAGQANHRNGATPKTVLTESGALPLEIPRDREGTFRPQLVPTGVRRLPQFDANVLSLYARGVSVREIQAHLEQLYQVEVSPSVISAVTAEVMEEVTAWQQRPLDRVYPVVIFDALRVKIRDEGVVRNKAVYLALGVDRDGHKDVLGLWIEQTEGASFWLRVMTELKSRGVEDILIALVDGLVGFPDAITTVFPQAQVHHCVVHLVRQSLNFVSWKERKPLAAALRTIYRAPTEAAALAALEAFAASPAGTKYPAIVALWRRHWPHVAPVFAYPPAIRQLLYTTNAIRACTCSSERS from the coding sequence ATGGCCAGACCGAAGGAGTTCCCTGAGTTCGACCCCGCGGCGATGGATGCGCTGATCGGGAAGACGAAGACGCCGGAGGACCTGTCAGCGCTCTTCCGGTTCATGCAGAAGCGGATCGCCGAGCGGATTCTCGCGGGCGAGCTGACCGAGCATCTCGGGTACGCGCCGGGGGAGGAGAAGCCGGCGGGGCAGGCGAATCACCGGAACGGGGCGACGCCGAAGACGGTGCTGACCGAGTCCGGGGCGCTGCCGCTCGAGATCCCGCGCGACCGCGAGGGCACGTTCCGGCCGCAGCTCGTGCCGACCGGCGTCCGGCGGCTGCCGCAGTTCGACGCGAACGTGCTGTCGCTCTATGCGCGCGGCGTCTCGGTGCGCGAGATCCAGGCGCACTTGGAGCAGCTCTATCAGGTCGAGGTCTCGCCGAGCGTGATCAGTGCGGTGACCGCCGAAGTGATGGAGGAGGTGACCGCCTGGCAGCAGCGGCCGCTCGACCGCGTCTACCCCGTCGTGATCTTTGACGCGCTGCGCGTGAAGATCCGCGACGAAGGCGTGGTCCGGAACAAGGCCGTCTATCTGGCACTGGGTGTCGATCGCGACGGGCACAAGGACGTGCTCGGCCTCTGGATCGAGCAAACCGAGGGGGCCAGCTTCTGGCTCCGCGTGATGACGGAGCTCAAGAGCCGCGGGGTCGAGGACATCCTGATCGCCCTCGTCGATGGCCTGGTCGGGTTCCCGGACGCGATCACGACGGTCTTCCCGCAGGCGCAGGTGCATCACTGCGTCGTGCACCTCGTGCGGCAGAGCCTCAACTTCGTGAGCTGGAAGGAGCGGAAGCCGCTGGCGGCGGCCCTCCGCACGATCTACCGCGCGCCCACGGAGGCGGCGGCGCTCGCCGCCCTCGAGGCCTTCGCGGCGAGTCCGGCGGGGACCAAGTATCCGGCAATCGTCGCGCTCTGGCGCCGGCACTGGCCGCACGTCGCCCCGGTCTTCGCGTACCCGCCGGCCATCCGGCAGCTCCTCTACACGACAAACGCGATCAGAGCTTGCACATGCAGCTCCGAAAGATCGTGA
- a CDS encoding transposase, producing MQLRKIVKTRGHFPTDEAATSLLYLALRNITRKWRRGNHAWKAAMPYLAMLFGSRFTDHA from the coding sequence ATGCAGCTCCGAAAGATCGTGAAGACGCGCGGCCACTTTCCGACCGATGAGGCCGCGACCAGTTTGCTCTACCTCGCGCTCCGCAACATCACGCGGAAGTGGCGGCGCGGGAATCACGCCTGGAAGGCCGCCATGCCGTACCTCGCCATGCTCTTCGGCAGTCGCTTCACGGATCACGCCTGA
- a CDS encoding FtsX-like permease family protein yields the protein MLSPRWRKALGDLRAHRGRTLLATLAIAASLAGAGTVLNAWALVRVATREGFDASDPPAATLTMDVVPPDLLARVMRVPGVRLAEARRVVAARIAIDGTTYGARLFVSDDPSAQRIGRLRGETGDWPPRDDELVIERSSLDFSGAALGTTVRLGVGDSPVRGVRVSGIARDVTLAPGWMEHVVYGFVSRGTLRAMGVPDAPDEVRIVVADRSLDQAGVRRVALAVRDTIRAGGGVVRDIDVPVPGEHEHAAQMDSLLFTQGAFGLLALLCAALLVVNLITGMLATQVREIGILKTLGGSTAQIARLYLGVAAALGVASVALAFPVAVVAGRAYGTLKADLLNFDLSTTSLPAWVIVLQVSTGVLLPVLAAAWPVRRACAIPVAEALRDVGITESAAAPAMLHRIGGVHRPLLLSLRNAFRRRQRLVLTLLTLASAGAVFLGARNLRRAVLGATDLMFAAQRYDFSLRVVAPADPDSLVTAARATDGVAIAEAWTGATAYIDHGDGLPGDGIPVTAAPAGSALLAPPLIAGRPLRADDTRGIVIGRALLRLEPTLGVDSMLTLDINGTRAAWRVVGIVEGGAFPSIHATRDAIMALTGTGVSTIVVRSAGRGEASQLDLIQRLRADLRERGHLVASSSRVSEARRVLEDHLLMVVEMLGAMGWLMLVVGGLGLGSTMAIAVMERTREIGVLRAIGARDGTIMRLVIVEGVVMAVLGWLLALPLSVPVTVALGEAFGRIMVPVATRLRPEASAALAWLLLVVAIAVLASAWPARRAARVPAARALSYE from the coding sequence GTGCTTAGCCCGCGCTGGCGCAAGGCGCTCGGCGACCTGCGCGCGCACCGCGGGCGGACGCTGCTCGCGACGCTCGCGATCGCCGCGTCGCTCGCGGGCGCGGGAACGGTGCTCAACGCCTGGGCGCTCGTCCGCGTGGCCACGCGCGAAGGCTTCGACGCGAGCGACCCGCCGGCGGCAACGCTCACGATGGATGTGGTGCCGCCGGACCTGCTCGCGCGGGTGATGCGCGTGCCGGGCGTGCGGCTCGCCGAGGCGCGACGCGTGGTGGCCGCGCGCATCGCGATCGACGGGACGACGTATGGGGCGCGTCTCTTCGTCTCGGACGACCCGTCGGCGCAGCGGATCGGCCGCCTGCGCGGCGAGACCGGCGACTGGCCGCCGCGCGACGACGAACTCGTGATCGAGCGCTCGTCGCTCGACTTCTCGGGGGCGGCGCTCGGCACGACCGTGCGGCTCGGCGTGGGCGACTCGCCGGTGCGCGGGGTCCGGGTGAGCGGCATCGCGCGCGACGTGACGCTCGCGCCGGGGTGGATGGAGCACGTCGTGTATGGCTTCGTCTCGCGCGGCACGCTCCGCGCGATGGGCGTGCCGGACGCGCCGGACGAGGTGCGCATCGTCGTCGCCGACCGGTCGCTCGACCAGGCCGGTGTGCGGCGCGTCGCGCTCGCGGTGCGCGACACCATCCGCGCCGGCGGCGGCGTGGTCCGCGACATCGACGTGCCCGTGCCCGGCGAGCACGAGCATGCGGCGCAGATGGACTCGCTCCTCTTCACGCAGGGCGCCTTCGGCCTGCTCGCCCTCCTCTGCGCCGCCCTCCTCGTCGTGAACCTCATCACGGGGATGCTCGCGACGCAGGTGCGCGAGATCGGCATCCTCAAGACGCTCGGGGGGAGCACCGCGCAGATCGCGCGGCTCTACCTCGGCGTCGCGGCCGCGCTCGGCGTCGCCTCGGTGGCGCTGGCGTTCCCGGTCGCGGTCGTCGCGGGACGCGCCTACGGGACGCTCAAGGCCGACCTGCTCAACTTCGACCTCAGCACCACGTCGCTGCCCGCGTGGGTGATCGTGCTGCAGGTGAGCACCGGCGTACTGCTCCCGGTGCTCGCGGCGGCGTGGCCCGTGCGGCGCGCCTGCGCGATCCCCGTCGCGGAGGCGCTGCGCGACGTGGGCATCACGGAGAGTGCCGCCGCGCCGGCGATGCTGCATCGCATCGGCGGCGTGCACCGGCCATTGCTCCTCTCGCTTCGCAACGCCTTCCGGCGACGCCAGCGGCTCGTGCTCACGCTGCTCACGCTCGCGAGCGCGGGCGCCGTGTTCCTCGGCGCGCGGAACCTCCGGCGCGCGGTGCTCGGCGCGACCGACCTCATGTTCGCCGCGCAGCGGTACGACTTCTCGTTGCGCGTCGTCGCGCCCGCCGATCCCGACTCGCTCGTGACCGCGGCGCGCGCCACCGACGGGGTCGCGATCGCGGAGGCGTGGACCGGCGCGACGGCGTACATCGACCACGGCGACGGCCTGCCCGGCGACGGCATTCCCGTGACCGCGGCCCCCGCGGGCAGCGCACTGCTCGCCCCGCCGCTGATCGCTGGGCGCCCGCTCCGTGCCGACGACACGCGCGGGATCGTGATCGGTCGCGCGTTGCTGCGCCTCGAGCCGACGCTCGGGGTGGACTCGATGCTCACACTGGACATCAACGGCACGCGCGCCGCGTGGCGGGTCGTCGGCATCGTCGAGGGTGGTGCCTTCCCGAGCATCCATGCGACGCGTGACGCGATCATGGCGCTCACCGGCACCGGCGTCTCGACGATCGTCGTGCGGAGTGCAGGGCGCGGCGAGGCGAGCCAGCTCGACCTCATCCAGCGCCTGCGCGCCGACCTGCGGGAGCGCGGCCATCTCGTGGCGTCGAGCTCGCGCGTCTCCGAGGCGCGGCGGGTGCTCGAAGACCACCTGCTGATGGTGGTGGAGATGCTCGGCGCGATGGGATGGCTGATGCTCGTCGTGGGCGGGCTCGGGCTCGGTTCGACGATGGCGATCGCGGTGATGGAACGGACGCGCGAGATCGGCGTGCTGCGCGCGATCGGTGCGCGCGACGGGACCATCATGCGGCTCGTGATCGTGGAGGGCGTCGTGATGGCCGTGCTCGGCTGGCTCCTCGCGTTGCCGCTCTCGGTGCCGGTGACCGTGGCGCTCGGCGAGGCGTTCGGGCGGATCATGGTGCCGGTGGCGACGCGGCTCCGGCCAGAGGCGAGCGCCGCGCTGGCGTGGCTCCTGCTCGTGGTGGCGATCGCCGTGCTCGCGAGCGCCTGGCCGGCGCGGCGGGCGGCGCGGGTGCCGGCGGCGCGGGCGCTCAGCTACGAGTGA
- a CDS encoding ABC transporter ATP-binding protein, giving the protein MTSIPATTPLIRLRSVTKNYPGAAVPFTALDALTLDIARGEFLAVVGESGSGKSTLLSLLGGIDRPSAGEVHVGETAVHALAESRMAAWRGTAVGIVFQFFQLIPTLSAIENVMLPMDLCDRWPSHERPERARALLAEVGVADQADKLPSRLSGGQQQRVAIARAMANDPPLLLADEPTGNLDSRTSEQVLELFGRIVAAGRTLVLVTHAPSALRHATRAITLADGRLVQDEARRA; this is encoded by the coding sequence ATGACATCCATCCCCGCGACCACTCCGCTCATCCGCCTCCGCAGCGTCACCAAGAACTATCCCGGCGCCGCGGTCCCCTTCACCGCGCTCGACGCGCTCACGCTCGACATCGCGAGGGGCGAGTTCCTCGCGGTGGTCGGCGAGTCGGGGAGCGGCAAGTCCACGCTGCTGAGCCTCCTCGGTGGCATCGACCGTCCGAGCGCGGGCGAGGTGCATGTGGGCGAGACGGCAGTACACGCGCTCGCCGAGTCACGGATGGCCGCCTGGCGCGGCACGGCGGTGGGGATCGTCTTCCAGTTCTTCCAGCTCATCCCCACGCTCTCGGCGATCGAGAACGTGATGCTGCCGATGGACCTCTGCGACCGCTGGCCATCGCACGAGCGGCCCGAACGGGCGCGCGCACTGCTCGCCGAGGTCGGCGTGGCGGACCAGGCGGACAAGCTGCCGTCGCGGCTCTCGGGCGGGCAGCAGCAGCGGGTGGCGATCGCGCGAGCGATGGCGAACGACCCGCCACTGCTCCTCGCCGACGAACCGACGGGGAACCTCGACTCCCGCACGAGCGAGCAGGTGCTCGAGCTCTTCGGGCGGATCGTCGCCGCGGGGCGCACGCTCGTGCTCGTGACGCATGCGCCCTCGGCGCTGCGACACGCGACGCGCGCGATCACGCTCGCCGACGGCCGGCTCGTGCAGGACGAGGCGCGTCGTGCTTAG
- a CDS encoding histidine kinase produces the protein MNPEHGGQAVPPVRRWIWAQLLIGWLPVWGLYGSMILAMHGGSARSALSIAARAIGAAALLSWPVLKLTERFPWPRPVRLSFVLLHLAGAAVFSVAWLLLASALEAVVRDGFFLIRPAGVVPFLSIGVWLYIAVAGVSYAVRATARAARAETTAAQSQLAALRGQLNPHFLFNALHTVVQLIPVEPLRAAEAAERLAGLLRTATAEGRDLVPLAEERAFVDRYLELEQMRFAERLVVQREIPVTLDEVLLPSFALQTLVENAVRHGAAPREGTTTISIRGRAEGTTFVVEVQDDGAGADLSRPGEGTGLSRLRDRLTALYGAAASLTLASRPGAGFTATLRAPLARADEA, from the coding sequence GTGAATCCGGAACACGGGGGGCAGGCGGTGCCGCCGGTCCGCCGGTGGATCTGGGCGCAGCTCCTCATCGGCTGGCTCCCCGTGTGGGGGCTCTACGGCTCGATGATCCTCGCGATGCACGGCGGGTCGGCACGGAGTGCGCTCTCCATCGCGGCACGCGCGATCGGCGCGGCGGCGCTGCTGAGCTGGCCGGTGCTCAAGCTCACGGAGCGCTTCCCCTGGCCGCGTCCGGTGCGACTCTCGTTCGTGCTCCTCCATCTCGCGGGCGCGGCGGTCTTCTCGGTCGCCTGGCTGCTCCTCGCGAGCGCGTTGGAAGCAGTGGTGCGCGATGGTTTCTTCCTGATCCGGCCGGCGGGCGTGGTCCCCTTCCTGAGCATCGGTGTCTGGCTGTACATCGCGGTGGCCGGCGTCTCGTACGCGGTGCGCGCGACGGCGCGGGCGGCGCGCGCCGAGACCACCGCGGCGCAGTCGCAGCTCGCCGCGCTGCGTGGACAGCTCAATCCGCACTTCTTGTTCAATGCGTTGCACACGGTGGTGCAGCTGATCCCCGTCGAGCCGCTGCGCGCTGCGGAAGCGGCCGAGCGGCTCGCCGGCCTGCTGCGTACCGCGACCGCCGAGGGGCGCGACCTCGTGCCACTCGCCGAGGAACGCGCGTTCGTGGACCGGTACCTCGAACTGGAGCAGATGCGCTTCGCCGAGCGGCTCGTGGTGCAGCGCGAGATCCCCGTGACGCTCGACGAGGTGCTGTTGCCGAGCTTCGCGCTGCAGACGCTGGTGGAGAACGCCGTGCGCCATGGCGCGGCCCCGCGCGAAGGGACGACGACGATCTCGATCCGGGGGCGCGCCGAGGGAACGACGTTCGTCGTCGAGGTGCAGGACGACGGCGCCGGTGCCGACCTCTCGCGGCCGGGCGAAGGGACCGGGCTGTCCCGGCTGCGCGATCGGCTCACGGCGCTGTACGGTGCGGCGGCGTCGCTCACGCTCGCGAGCCGGCCGGGCGCCGGGTTCACGGCCACACTCCGCGCGCCGCTCGCGCGCGCGGACGAGGCGTGA
- a CDS encoding response regulator transcription factor: MTPRLTVVIADDEPIARAGLRRMLDATGAVEVLGEAASGTAAVEAIDRLRPELVFLDVRMPGLLGTDVPARLTHRPFIVFTTAHAEHAVAAFALGAVDYLLKPFGASRLAQTLERVRGALGDEAAVAPFDRLGETLGKGPLMRVFVRVGGAIVPVPVASISWFEADGDYVIAHAERARHVLSLPLAHLEAKLDARRFVRIHRTHLVNLDHVVAFRRHGKGGMTAELRDGTRLAVSRARATELRRLGL, encoded by the coding sequence ATGACCCCGCGCCTCACCGTCGTCATCGCCGACGACGAGCCCATCGCGCGCGCGGGCCTGCGGCGCATGCTCGATGCGACCGGTGCGGTGGAGGTGCTCGGCGAGGCCGCGAGCGGCACCGCCGCGGTCGAGGCGATCGACCGGCTCCGGCCGGAGCTCGTCTTCCTCGATGTCCGGATGCCCGGCCTCCTCGGCACCGACGTCCCGGCGCGGCTCACGCATCGCCCCTTCATCGTCTTCACGACCGCGCACGCCGAGCATGCGGTGGCCGCGTTCGCGCTCGGCGCAGTGGACTACCTGCTGAAGCCCTTCGGCGCGTCACGCCTCGCGCAGACGCTCGAGCGCGTGCGGGGCGCGCTCGGCGACGAGGCGGCGGTCGCGCCGTTCGACCGGCTGGGCGAGACGCTCGGGAAGGGGCCGCTCATGCGGGTGTTCGTGCGCGTGGGCGGGGCGATCGTCCCCGTGCCGGTGGCGAGCATCTCCTGGTTCGAGGCGGACGGGGACTACGTGATCGCGCACGCGGAGCGGGCGCGGCACGTGCTCTCACTGCCGCTCGCGCATCTCGAGGCGAAGCTCGATGCGCGGCGCTTCGTGCGGATCCATCGCACGCACCTGGTGAACCTCGACCACGTCGTCGCGTTCCGGCGGCATGGCAAGGGCGGGATGACCGCCGAGCTGCGGGACGGGACGCGGCTCGCCGTGAGCCGTGCGCGGGCGACCGAACTGCGACGACTGGGCCTCTGA
- a CDS encoding DUF1080 domain-containing protein: protein MSRARTPLVALVLASLSPLASAGAQAPTTWPQHSLDRPKPSVEVAPAQRLPVAPPAGAIVLFDGRDLGWWTTGDGQPAPWRIVEGAMEVVPNTGGIRTRVGFGDVRLHLEWAAPAPPRGTGQDRGNSGVFFQQTYEVQVLDSYRNETYADGQAASIYGQFPPRVNVARPPGEWQSYDIEFRRPRFDSTGVLLTPARLTVRHNGVLVQDDVALLGPTSHRVRTPYLAHADELPISLQDHGHPVRFRNIWVQPLPR, encoded by the coding sequence ATGTCCCGTGCCCGTACGCCGCTGGTCGCGCTCGTCCTCGCGAGCCTGTCCCCGCTCGCCTCCGCCGGGGCGCAGGCCCCGACCACCTGGCCGCAGCACTCGCTCGACCGCCCCAAGCCGTCCGTGGAGGTCGCGCCCGCCCAGCGGTTGCCCGTGGCGCCACCGGCCGGGGCGATCGTGCTCTTCGACGGCCGCGACCTCGGGTGGTGGACCACCGGCGACGGCCAGCCCGCGCCCTGGCGCATCGTCGAGGGCGCGATGGAGGTGGTGCCCAATACTGGCGGCATCCGCACGCGCGTCGGCTTCGGCGACGTGCGACTCCACCTCGAGTGGGCCGCGCCGGCCCCGCCGCGCGGAACGGGACAGGATCGCGGCAACAGCGGCGTCTTCTTCCAGCAGACGTATGAGGTGCAGGTGCTCGATTCGTACCGCAACGAGACCTACGCCGACGGGCAGGCGGCGTCGATCTACGGCCAGTTCCCGCCGCGCGTGAACGTCGCGCGCCCGCCCGGGGAATGGCAGAGCTACGACATCGAGTTCCGTCGCCCGCGGTTCGATTCGACGGGGGTCCTGCTCACGCCGGCGCGCCTGACGGTGCGGCACAACGGCGTGCTCGTGCAGGACGACGTCGCGCTGCTCGGTCCCACCTCGCATCGCGTGCGCACGCCGTACCTCGCGCACGCGGACGAGCTGCCCATCTCGCTGCAGGACCATGGGCACCCGGTCCGCTTCCGCAACATCTGGGTGCAGCCGCTCCCGCGCTGA